One part of the Fretibacterium sp. OH1220_COT-178 genome encodes these proteins:
- the panF gene encoding sodium/pantothenate symporter encodes MNTVQWSTLLPIVCYFALMYFIGVYALHLVNRASLRKGGSGSAYMEEYMTGGRSTGGFVLAMTLVATYLSAGSFIGGPGTAYTHGLAWVFLAMSQIPTGYYTLMALGKKFAIISRKTGANSISDFLRARYESNAVLIIASLSIIFFLIAAMAAQLIGASRLLQGSTGLDYKLALLFFAATVVVHTAIGGFRGVVFNDTLQGVVMTFSTLALFVAIVVKGGGIANIVQDMKAVNPGMISPYGVKEGFMTVPWVSSFWVLVGFAVIGLPAVAQRAMSYKDSKSLHAGILYGTAVSLVLLLGMHLVGAFGVTQVSGIASGDLVIPTLIRSLFHPVLAGIILAGPLAAVMSTVDSQLLVVVAAIVNDLLVNYIKPDLKEKFKALRTITIATCCIVGVIIVALAFNPPELMVWLNLFATAGQLSTFLWPTILGLYWKRANAPGAIAGMVAGIGTYLYFNYLMPRPIGLHPIVPSLALSLLAFVVVAKMTRKPSERVIRLFWGL; translated from the coding sequence ATGAACACGGTGCAGTGGTCCACGCTCCTGCCCATCGTCTGCTACTTCGCGCTCATGTACTTCATCGGCGTCTACGCCCTGCACCTGGTGAACCGGGCCAGCCTCCGCAAGGGGGGAAGCGGTTCGGCCTACATGGAGGAGTACATGACCGGGGGACGCAGCACCGGGGGGTTCGTCCTGGCCATGACCCTCGTGGCCACCTACCTGAGTGCCGGCAGCTTCATAGGCGGCCCCGGAACGGCGTACACGCACGGGCTCGCCTGGGTCTTCCTGGCCATGTCCCAGATTCCCACGGGGTACTACACCCTGATGGCCCTGGGCAAGAAGTTCGCCATCATCTCGAGAAAGACGGGGGCCAACTCCATCAGCGACTTCCTCCGCGCCCGCTACGAGAGCAACGCGGTCCTCATCATCGCGTCCCTGTCCATCATCTTCTTCCTCATCGCGGCCATGGCCGCCCAGCTCATCGGCGCTTCGCGTCTGCTCCAGGGGTCCACGGGGCTGGACTACAAGCTCGCGCTCCTCTTCTTCGCAGCCACGGTGGTGGTCCATACGGCCATCGGCGGATTCCGCGGGGTGGTCTTCAACGACACGCTCCAGGGCGTGGTCATGACCTTCTCGACCCTGGCCCTCTTCGTCGCCATCGTGGTCAAGGGCGGAGGCATCGCCAACATCGTCCAGGACATGAAGGCCGTCAACCCCGGCATGATCTCGCCCTACGGGGTCAAGGAGGGCTTCATGACCGTCCCGTGGGTGTCGAGCTTCTGGGTGCTCGTGGGCTTTGCGGTCATAGGGCTTCCCGCGGTCGCTCAGAGGGCCATGAGCTACAAGGACTCGAAGAGCCTCCACGCGGGGATCCTCTACGGGACCGCCGTCTCCCTCGTGCTGCTGCTGGGCATGCATCTCGTGGGCGCCTTCGGGGTCACCCAGGTATCCGGCATCGCCTCCGGGGACCTGGTCATCCCCACCCTCATCCGCTCCCTGTTCCATCCCGTGCTGGCCGGGATCATCCTCGCCGGCCCCCTGGCGGCGGTCATGTCCACGGTCGACTCCCAGCTTCTGGTCGTCGTCGCGGCCATCGTCAACGACCTGCTGGTGAACTACATCAAGCCGGACCTCAAGGAAAAGTTCAAGGCCCTCCGCACCATCACCATCGCCACCTGCTGCATCGTGGGCGTGATCATCGTCGCCCTGGCCTTCAATCCGCCGGAGCTGATGGTGTGGCTGAACCTCTTCGCCACGGCGGGCCAGCTCTCGACCTTCCTGTGGCCCACCATTCTGGGACTCTACTGGAAGAGGGCCAACGCGCCGGGGGCCATCGCCGGCATGGTGGCGGGCATCGGAACCTATCTTTATTTCAACTACCTCATGCCGCGGCCCATCGGCCTGCACCCCATCGTGCCGTCGCTGGCGCTCTCCCTCCTGGCCTTCGTCGTGGTCGCAAAGATGACCCGAAAACCGTCGGAGAGGGTGATTCGGCTCTTCTGGGGGCTTTAG
- a CDS encoding deacylase yields MATSFRKAFRLGVTAVVLGALAVQTSLAAFRMDVRPGYGVTRMKWLSDYNEHLKNSEYDTPVLMLEGRGQGAVALVMGGTHPREIAGVTAATLIVENARVEEGTLFVIPCLNAAGMSVSDTLGRRPHQIEVEGRSGKRFLSYGDRYVPLRPGERDPEHFIHPSGFVHKNGAEWRNVNRNYPGKADGTPAQRITFAVMELIRRERVNFSLDMHEARTFEDALDPRTGKVGKNSLLANSLIAHPRAVEIGAEALFLLEDRGIHLKLDQSAPGYRGICHYEIGEGTECLAFLSETPNPAMNLWSENPDPLGLREYPLEERAGTALELFLALCSAYGSNFGARIVVEGLPSKAELEREGLRSWLN; encoded by the coding sequence GGCGACGAGTTTCCGCAAGGCGTTCCGGCTCGGCGTCACGGCGGTCGTTTTGGGGGCGTTGGCCGTTCAGACGTCCCTTGCCGCTTTTCGGATGGACGTGCGTCCCGGGTACGGCGTCACACGCATGAAATGGCTGTCCGACTACAACGAGCACCTGAAGAACAGCGAGTACGACACGCCGGTCCTCATGTTGGAGGGACGCGGGCAAGGAGCCGTCGCGCTCGTGATGGGCGGGACCCATCCCCGGGAGATCGCGGGCGTGACCGCGGCGACGCTGATCGTCGAGAACGCCCGCGTCGAGGAGGGAACGCTGTTCGTCATCCCCTGTCTCAATGCCGCGGGCATGTCCGTCAGCGATACGCTGGGGCGCCGACCCCACCAGATCGAGGTCGAGGGACGCTCGGGCAAGCGTTTCCTGTCGTACGGCGACCGTTATGTCCCGCTCCGTCCCGGGGAGCGGGACCCCGAGCATTTCATCCATCCGTCCGGTTTTGTCCACAAGAACGGCGCGGAGTGGCGGAACGTGAACAGAAATTACCCGGGGAAGGCCGACGGGACGCCGGCCCAGAGGATCACGTTCGCGGTGATGGAGCTGATCCGTCGCGAACGGGTGAACTTCAGCCTCGATATGCACGAGGCCAGGACCTTCGAGGACGCCCTCGATCCCCGCACGGGAAAGGTGGGGAAGAACAGTCTGTTGGCCAATTCCCTGATCGCTCATCCCAGAGCGGTCGAGATCGGTGCGGAGGCTCTGTTCCTGCTGGAGGACAGGGGAATCCATCTCAAGTTGGATCAATCGGCGCCGGGCTACCGCGGAATATGCCATTACGAGATCGGCGAGGGGACGGAGTGTCTGGCCTTCCTTTCGGAGACGCCCAACCCCGCCATGAACCTGTGGAGCGAAAATCCGGACCCCTTGGGGCTGAGGGAATATCCGCTCGAAGAACGTGCGGGGACGGCATTGGAGCTCTTTTTGGCCCTCTGCAGCGCGTACGGCTCCAATTTCGGGGCCCGAATCGTCGTCGAGGGCCTTCCCTCCAAGGCCGAGCTCGAACGGGAGGGGCTCAGAAGTTGGTTGAATTGA
- a CDS encoding YhdT family protein yields the protein MTTETGETRVLEKNEYGFIEDPRYKVCEKEAWYGIFLGIVNLVIWAVTGYGLGSGPVDGYSYIMGFPAWFFVSCIANSIFAIAATAYIVGKKMRDMPLDPMTEDEAEAFVRNGGGRL from the coding sequence ATGACGACAGAGACAGGAGAGACCCGGGTTCTCGAGAAAAACGAGTACGGCTTCATCGAGGACCCCCGCTACAAAGTGTGCGAGAAAGAGGCCTGGTACGGCATCTTTCTCGGTATCGTCAACCTGGTGATATGGGCGGTGACGGGCTACGGGCTCGGAAGTGGCCCCGTGGACGGCTATTCCTACATTATGGGCTTCCCGGCCTGGTTTTTCGTCAGTTGCATCGCCAACTCCATCTTCGCGATCGCAGCGACGGCCTACATCGTCGGGAAGAAGATGCGGGACATGCCCCTCGACCCCATGACCGAGGATGAGGCCGAGGCGTTCGTTCGCAACGGAGGAGGTCGGCTATGA
- a CDS encoding IclR family transcriptional regulator: protein MESKERKGGVQSIERACAVLDLLDTEGEMGASEMGRRLRLERSTVHRIASTLRDLGYLVQNPGNAKYSLSFRFFEMGNTVVRRHGLRRQCAPFLRELSARTNEAVNLAILDGVHILFIDKIESRSTIRVDLSVGKRLPAYCTGLGKALLAWLPEERVEELLGPFPLPKFTPNTRVTPEALKEDLRSVRENGFSLDDEEYVEGLICIAAPVRGRNGEVVAAMSIALPKFLYAGAEERWREMLPLLLEATENFTGSLGIQGNAD, encoded by the coding sequence ATGGAGTCGAAGGAAAGGAAAGGCGGCGTTCAATCCATCGAGCGGGCGTGCGCGGTGCTGGACCTTCTCGACACGGAGGGGGAGATGGGTGCCTCCGAGATGGGGCGCAGGCTTCGTCTGGAGCGGAGCACCGTCCACCGCATCGCCTCGACCCTGAGGGACCTCGGCTACCTCGTCCAGAATCCGGGGAACGCAAAGTATTCCCTGAGCTTCCGTTTCTTCGAGATGGGCAACACCGTGGTGAGGCGCCACGGGCTGCGCCGGCAGTGCGCGCCATTCCTCCGGGAGCTCTCCGCACGGACGAACGAGGCGGTCAACCTCGCCATCCTCGACGGGGTCCACATCCTGTTCATCGATAAAATCGAGAGCCGATCCACCATCAGGGTGGACCTCTCCGTGGGGAAGCGGCTTCCGGCCTACTGCACGGGGCTCGGAAAGGCCCTGCTCGCCTGGCTGCCCGAGGAGAGGGTCGAGGAGCTGCTGGGCCCCTTTCCCCTCCCAAAATTCACACCCAACACCAGGGTCACCCCGGAGGCGCTGAAGGAGGACCTACGTTCGGTGAGGGAAAATGGCTTCTCCCTGGACGACGAGGAGTACGTCGAAGGGCTCATCTGTATCGCCGCACCGGTGCGCGGCCGGAATGGGGAGGTGGTTGCGGCCATGAGCATCGCCCTGCCCAAGTTTCTCTACGCCGGTGCGGAGGAGAGGTGGAGGGAAATGCTGCCCCTCCTGCTGGAGGCCACGGAAAACTTCACGGGCTCCCTGGGGATCCAGGGGAACGCCGATTGA